The Campylobacter sp. RM16189 DNA segment ATCCTTTTGATTTTTTATGAAGCGGAGTATAAAGAGTATCTTCTATTCTATAAAATCCATTTTTTAGCCTTGCTATTTTTAGCTGCTTAAAACTCATCTCGCTTTTAAAATTCGATCTATAAAAAGAAGCGGTAAGATACCTTGAATAAAGAGCCACGGTATGCATGCAAGATAGCAACTTTTGAGAGATTATACTGTCTGTTTCTTGAGTTTTTTTAGACTTTGTTTGCATTAGATTGGTGATTTCGTCGATATAAGCTGAGCTAAATATATCAGAGCCCGTGGATAAATTTTGAGCTGTTTTTATACATAATATAAAATCTATCGCTAAATTTAATACGCTTAGCTCTTTTTCATCTATAAAATTAAGTGCCTGCGTTCTAAAGCTTATTTCGTTATCAAAGCCGTTTAATGCGCAATTTAGATAGTAAATATCGTTTGTTCCGCCAAAGTCACTCTTAAGATCCGGCTCTTGCTTTAAATTTTTAATATCCTTAAAAGCTCCAAGAGATTTTATGTAGTATTTTAAATTCTCTTTTTGATTAAATTCTCTAGTTTTATATATTTCGCTTCTGGCGAGTTTGTACATATTTTTTGAGCCAGATATATAGCGAATTTTACTAATTGAAGCTTTTATTTTAAATTCGTTTTTGAAATTTTCAAAAATTTCATTAAGCTGAATTGCCTTTATGTTCAAATTTAGCCCGCAGTCTTCCAATGCCTGATGTAAAAGTTTTAAAATTTGGCGTATGTTAAATCCGTCTATATTTTTATATACGATTAAAATTTCAAAGACGGAATTTGGGCTTATGAGACTTTGTCCGTATTTTTCGGTTGCTATGACGCAAAGTGGAATGTGATCTATGTCTGGTAAAAAATCGCTAAAAATATCACCAAACACAGCATTTGTAAATAGCTTTATGAGTTCATCGCTCTCTTTGGCTATAAAATTTGCAAATCCTTTTCCTTGCAATTTTAAAATTTCTGTTTTTAGATTTTTTTGATGTTTTTTGCGTATGTTTTCTAGCTCTAAAAAATCAATCCTCTCTCTTCTTAAAGCCACCTTCTGCCAACCTTTTTAAAAGTTAAATTTATAAATAATACTAAAATTTTGCAAAAACAAAGCTTTTTTTATCTATAATCGCCAATATCTAATTCAAAATGGGCTATGAAATTGATAAATTTAATAGAAAAATTACAAAGTGGCGATAGGCTTGAAGCCAGTGAATGCTTTAAGCTATACGACCTTGATCTTTTTACATTGGGCAAATTTGCAAATTTAAAGCGCCAAAAACTGCATGGTAAAAAGGCCTTTTTTAATCTAAATCGTCATATTAATCCGACAAATATCTGTGCGGATGTATGTAAATTTTGTGCCTTCTCATCTCACAGGAAAAATCCAAATCCATATATTATGAGCCATGATGAGATTATGCAAATAGTAGAAAAAAGCGTAGAAAACGGAGCAAAAGAGATACATATAGTTTCGGCTCACAATCCAAATACATCTTGGCAGTGGTATCTAGAAATTTTTAAAAAGATAAAAGAGATATATCCAAATTTGCACGTTAAGGCTTTAACGGCGGCAGAGGTTGATTTCTTATCCCGTCATCACGGATTAAGCTATGATGAAGTTATAGATAAGATGATAGAGTATGGTGTAGATAGCATGCCTGGCGGTGGAGCTGAGATATTTGACGAGGATATTAGAGCTAAAATTTGCAAGGGCAAAGTAAGCTCTAAAAATTGGCTTGAAATCCATAAAAAATGGCACGAAAGAGGTAGGCTGAGTAACGCTACTATGCTATTTGGACACATAGAAGAGCCTAGACACAGGATAGATCATATGCTTAGAATTCGTGATTTACAAGATATGACAAATGGATTTAATGCGTTTATTCCGCTTGTGTATCAAAAGGATAATAATTTTATAAAAGTTAGCAAATTTATGGGCTCTGTCGAAATTTTAAAGACTATGGCTATATCGCGTTTAGTCCTTGATAATGTGCCTCATATTAAGGCATATTGGGCGACTTCTACTATAAATTTAGCTATGGTTGCTCAAGAATTTGGAGCTGATGATCTGGATGGAACCATACAAAAAGAGAGCATTCAGAGTGCTGCCGGAGCAAAGAGTGCCGGAGGGATGGATATGCGAAGTTTTATAGATCTTATTCAAAGCTCCGGATTAACTGCTGTGGAGAGAGATAGTATGTATAACGAGATAAAAGTGTATTAAATTTTAAGGAGAGAAAGGTGGATTATTTTAAGCTAAAAGAGAATAAGACCGACGTTAAAAAAGAGTTTAGCGCCGGTCTTACGACATTTTTGACAATGATGTATATCGTGCCTGTAAACGCGATTATTATGAGTCAGGCTGGTATGCCTATAGAGGCGCTTATAACTGCGACTGCACTTATTACATTCTTTGCTACCGTATTTAACGGAATATGGGCCAATACTCCTGTGGCAATGAGTGTTGGAATGGGATTAAATGCTTATTTTACATTCGGTCTTGTTATTGGCATGAATATGCCGTGGCAGACGGCTCTTGGTGTGGTTTTTGTATCGGGAATTATATTTTTTATATTATCTTTTTCAAATTTTAGAGTCTGGGTTATAAAGTCTATTCCGCTTGATCTTAGACGTGCAATAAGTGCTGGTATAGGAACTTTTATAAGCTTTATCGGGCTTCAGCAGATGGGCATAATAGTAAAGAACGATGCTGTATTGGTTGGGCTTGGAAATTTAAAAGATATGAATGTAATTTTGGGATTAATAGGTCTTCTTTTTGTAATATCTTTTTGGACTTGGAAGGTTAAGGGAGCTTTTATTTTATCCATTATTGCTACATCTATTGTTGCGTGGGTATTTAAAATTTCACCTTATCCTAGCGAGGTTTTTTCTCTCCCGGCATCTATATCTCCGATGTTTTTAGAACTTGATATTATAGGGGCGTTATCGTTGGCTTTATTGCCTGTTATAGTCACTTTCTTTGTTACTGACCTTTTTGACTCAGTTGGTACATTGGCTGGAGTTGGTAATAGGGCTGGAATATTTGATGAAAGTAATCGGCAGGGCATGAGAAAACTAGAAAAGACTCTTGAAGCAGATGCTATAGCGACAGTTGCAGGCTCTTTGATAGGAGTTAGTACTACTACGGCTTTCGTAGAAAGTGCAAGCGGTGTAGAAGAGGGCGGTAGAACTGGCCTTACGGCGGTATTTTGTGGATGTTTATTTTTGCTTACAGTATTTATGCTTCCTCTCTTTAAGTCGATACCTTCAAACGCGGTATATCCTGTGCTTGTAATGGTTGGAGTGCTTATGTTTAGCGAACTTGCTAATGTCAATTTCAAAGATCCAGCAATCGGTATTTCGGCATTTTTTATAGTAATTTTAATGCCTCTTACATATTCTATTACAAGCGGTCTATCTGCAGGATTTATAGCATATTTGATAGTTAGGCTTTTAAGACGTGAGTTTGATCAAATTAACTTCGGTGTTATAGTCCTTGCTCTTATTGGTTTGATAGTATTTTTAGTTCATTAAGGAGTTTTTGTATGATATATTACGGATATGAGGAATTTGAAAAAGATATTAAGGCTTTGGCAAAAGAGGTAAGGGATGAATTTAATCCGGATGTAATTTTGGCTATTGCTAGAGGTGGTCTTACATTAGGACACTCTTTGGCTGTTGCTCTTAATAAACGCAATCTTTTCACTTTAAATTCTATCCATTACGAGGATACGAAAAAGCTTGATACGATTGAAATTTTCAATATCCCTGACCTTTCTAAATTTACTAAAATTTTGCTAGTTGACGATATTATAGATACTGGTGAGAGTATAGTTGAGATTAAGAGGCAGCTCTTAAAAATTTATCCTCATATAGATATTAAAATCGCATCAGTGTTTTATAAAACAAAGGCTCTGTTGTTGCCTGATTTTAAGATAAAAGAGGCGCATGAGTGGGTTGAATTTTTCTGGGATGTTCATATATAATTGTTGTTAAAGTAAAACATAGTGCAAAAACAAGGTTTTTTATATTCAGAATCTTTCTTGATATCTCTTATATGCTGTTTTAGTCTATGTTATTTACTCTATGCGGTTTCAACTCTTAGTATTAGCTACTATGAAGCTGAGATTTTTTATAACTCCGGTTCAATGGCTGGAGTTATATCTAGATTTTTTGTGTCTATTTTTGGTCAAAATGACTACGCTTTAAGATCGCCTTTTCTGATTTCTCATGTAATCAGTATAGTTTTACTATATAAAATTTCAAAATCTATATTAAAACGCAAATTTGATAGAGTAGTAAGTGTTTTGATCTTTATATTTTTACCGGGAGTTATTGCATCTGCGATACTCGTAAATGATGCAGGCATAGTTATAATGCTTGCATTGCTTGGTATATATCTTTATCAAATCAGGCAGACTGTAGCGTTTTATCTTGTTTTGGTTTTACTTGCTTTTGCTAGCGACTCTTTCTTGGCATATTTTATTGCTCTTTTTGTATTTGGAATTTATAAAAAAGACGGTCAACTTGCGTGGCTATCAGCTATTTTGTTTAGTATATGTTTATCTATATACGGTTTTGATACAGGCGGGAAGCCAAGAGGATATTTTTTAGACACAATAAGTATATTTGCTGCCGTATTTTCGCCGTTTGTATTTATATATTTTGTATATTGTATGTATAGAATTTGGGTTAAAGAGCAAAAAAATTTGCTTTGGTTTGTTGTGATAACGTCTTTTTGTCTATGTCTTGTCGCATCCATAAGGCAAAGACTTGAGATTGAAAATTTTTTACCTTTTTGCGTGATATCAACTCCTCTTATAGTGAGAGTTTTTTTTAACTCATATCGAGTTAGGCTACCAATTTTTAGAAAAAGCTATAAATTTATGACCTCATTTGTTGCTTTTTCTTTGATTGC contains these protein-coding regions:
- the mqnE gene encoding aminofutalosine synthase MqnE is translated as MINLIEKLQSGDRLEASECFKLYDLDLFTLGKFANLKRQKLHGKKAFFNLNRHINPTNICADVCKFCAFSSHRKNPNPYIMSHDEIMQIVEKSVENGAKEIHIVSAHNPNTSWQWYLEIFKKIKEIYPNLHVKALTAAEVDFLSRHHGLSYDEVIDKMIEYGVDSMPGGGAEIFDEDIRAKICKGKVSSKNWLEIHKKWHERGRLSNATMLFGHIEEPRHRIDHMLRIRDLQDMTNGFNAFIPLVYQKDNNFIKVSKFMGSVEILKTMAISRLVLDNVPHIKAYWATSTINLAMVAQEFGADDLDGTIQKESIQSAAGAKSAGGMDMRSFIDLIQSSGLTAVERDSMYNEIKVY
- a CDS encoding glycosyltransferase family 39 protein, with protein sequence MQKQGFLYSESFLISLICCFSLCYLLYAVSTLSISYYEAEIFYNSGSMAGVISRFFVSIFGQNDYALRSPFLISHVISIVLLYKISKSILKRKFDRVVSVLIFIFLPGVIASAILVNDAGIVIMLALLGIYLYQIRQTVAFYLVLVLLAFASDSFLAYFIALFVFGIYKKDGQLAWLSAILFSICLSIYGFDTGGKPRGYFLDTISIFAAVFSPFVFIYFVYCMYRIWVKEQKNLLWFVVITSFCLCLVASIRQRLEIENFLPFCVISTPLIVRVFFNSYRVRLPIFRKSYKFMTSFVAFSLIASFVFVLFNEIFYIYAKNPKKHFAYKYHIAKELSIKLKEMDIKNVQADERLALRLKFYGIENGKTKLINLDLKDNYANITIEKFGKPIAKFKLSQEYI
- a CDS encoding NCS2 family permease, which encodes MDYFKLKENKTDVKKEFSAGLTTFLTMMYIVPVNAIIMSQAGMPIEALITATALITFFATVFNGIWANTPVAMSVGMGLNAYFTFGLVIGMNMPWQTALGVVFVSGIIFFILSFSNFRVWVIKSIPLDLRRAISAGIGTFISFIGLQQMGIIVKNDAVLVGLGNLKDMNVILGLIGLLFVISFWTWKVKGAFILSIIATSIVAWVFKISPYPSEVFSLPASISPMFLELDIIGALSLALLPVIVTFFVTDLFDSVGTLAGVGNRAGIFDESNRQGMRKLEKTLEADAIATVAGSLIGVSTTTAFVESASGVEEGGRTGLTAVFCGCLFLLTVFMLPLFKSIPSNAVYPVLVMVGVLMFSELANVNFKDPAIGISAFFIVILMPLTYSITSGLSAGFIAYLIVRLLRREFDQINFGVIVLALIGLIVFLVH
- a CDS encoding phosphoribosyltransferase family protein; its protein translation is MIYYGYEEFEKDIKALAKEVRDEFNPDVILAIARGGLTLGHSLAVALNKRNLFTLNSIHYEDTKKLDTIEIFNIPDLSKFTKILLVDDIIDTGESIVEIKRQLLKIYPHIDIKIASVFYKTKALLLPDFKIKEAHEWVEFFWDVHI